The DNA sequence ACTCCTCTAAGCAGCCGTCTTCTTATATACATATTATTCTGTCATGGGTTGTTAGCTGTGTTCTATCGTAGCTATCTCTGTTCAACACTTGGAGGGAGCGAGCAACGGCCTGCGAGCGATCGTAGCTACTTCCCTTAGTTTTGTTTCAAACTCTTCTATTACAGTACAGAGGATTAGTCCCATTTTCGTCACGATCGATCCACGCCCGGGCTTAGAAAGCTAGCTTACTAAGGCGAAGGACCGCTTTTATTGATTGCACGAGCTAAGAACAGATCCACAATCTATTATCTAATGAATATTCATTAGATAGCTAATTTTCCTTTGCCTAGCTGCCCATTGCTAGAACTTCCAGTGCTAAGGTGGTTGGTGTGGTAAGGCAAGCAACTCCTCTTTCCGACGCTAAGCGCAAAAGGAACTCGAAGGAGTACTGGGACCAACCATCACTACCATAGGGTTATAGTGGTAAATCCTGCCACCTCAGACTCCTATTTTCCCTCACGTGTCAACAAGCAAGTTGGGTGCTCTCCCTTAACGTGGTAGGACTCTGTTTCAGGTCTTGACGTTGGCCTTATTAAAAAAGGCATCCTCGTCGCAGCAAAGCCCGTGTACAATGCTCAAAAAAACGGAGTCAAAAACGAGACTTTCACAGGAATAACACATCTTTCTAAACAACAACGGGTTCTAATAAATTAAGCCTTGTCATGGCTGGTTGGGGTTAGAATTCATAAAGGTGGGTAGAGAAGGCCGCAGTAGATTCTTCCGACCGAGTCCCAGTGGCAGAGTATTGAGGCACGAATCCAACGGCAAGGGAATCAGCGGCTGATCGCGATTCATCAGTCGCAATTCTCCCAGCAGCTATCCATTTTAGTTCGCCAGTCCATTACTCAGCTGTGATTGCATAGGCGTTCCTCGAAGCATCAAAGGCAATTCCATTTTGTTGCGGAAATGAGTATACTCTTGTGGGAAATTGACTGGTATTCAATCAATTAGGTAACTCTTACTTAAACAGCTTCGCCTACTTCCCCATCTCTCTCAATCTCATGAGTTCACACCGGGGCAAGCGGTCCACGATAATCTTCTTCATGCTAAGAATTGAAGCCAGAATCCACTTTTCTAGTTGAAACCCAAACAAACCACCGGTGATTGATGCCGTCCACCGGAAGACCGAACCCAGACTTTGATTTATTACCACATTGCGCTTTGCTCGGTACGGAGATAGGAGCTCCGAACCTGCAGAGACGAGATCTCTACTCCTAGAACCTTTGCTTGTGGTTTGGGGCACCGTAGCTCACCTTTCACTAAAAAGAAGGTGGTGCAGCCAGGTTAAGAAGTTGCTAACATGGGCTACCCCTGCCCTTCAGCGTCCCATTTTCCGCAAATACATTGATTTATTCATTGCGCACAATCGGACGCTAACCTTGAACTGACCCTTCAACTGACTAGGCGCTTGGGAATTCTGAAACCTCCCCCTTTTTCTTTTGAGACCTACTTCCTCCTTGCTTGAACCTTTGCGACGACTATGGCACCTTTTGGCTTGTACTCCTCGAGGAACGCCTTATGCCTTAGGAAAGAGAGATGCTAGCTCTTCCTGTCTTCCAGTGGGGTAAGCAGAAGTGATCAACGAAGACCAAAAAGCTATTATGTTATATAAAGCACAGCTGCCATTTCATTTCCTTTGCTACCGGCTTCTTTCTTTCTTTTTGTTCAAATCAATCAAGGATCGAAGAGATCTATCTTTCCGGCTTAGCCGAACTTCTCACCTGGTATGTCCTAGTTCTTTGTTCATGCTGCTAACTCTGAGTTTTGTCCTACTTCTGATTTTGGTTTTCGTATCATGGATCTTGGTTCGCGCTTTATGGAATTTTCCCCCTCTCCGTCATCCACATGATGCTAAATCTTTCTCGTGCGCCCGCTTCTTCTTCTTCTTCTTCTTCTTCAAGAAATAAAAGAAAGGATAAAAGAAAGGCGAAGGAGGATTTCTTGAGAAATCTTGTAGTTGAGGAAGTGGAAAAGTATCTAGACAAATATAAAAAAAATTTCATGTCCGAGTTCCCTCCGAAGTCACCCTTATATAGAAACGACAAGTTTCTTGAGCAAGGTGAGCGCTCAACTTCTACAGGATGCCGTATTGCCAAATACGGCAGACCCGGCAGCTATGCAATTA is a window from the Brassica napus mitochondrion, complete genome genome containing:
- the orf101f gene encoding hypothetical protein, whose protein sequence is MLYKAQLPFHFLCYRLLSFFLFKSIKDRRDLSFRLSRTSHLVCPSSLFMLLTLSFVLLLILVFVSWILVRALWNFPPLRHPHDAKSFSCARFFFFFFFFKK